One stretch of Streptomyces sp. NBC_00443 DNA includes these proteins:
- the sthA gene encoding Si-specific NAD(P)(+) transhydrogenase produces MPDFDMLVIGSGPGGQKAAIAAAKLGRRVAVVDRPDMVGGVSIHTGTIPSKTLREAVLYLTGLTQRDLYGQSYRLKEDITVSDLTARTQHVVGREVDVIRSQLSRNHVALYAGTGHFVDPHTVALREVTGQERLLTAEHIVIATGTRPARPASVEFDGRTILDSDNVLALERVPRSMVIVGAGVIGMEYASMFAALGSKITVVEKRAGMLDMCDVEVIESLKYHLRDLAVTFRFGETVAAVERHSRGTLTLLESGKKIPADAVMYSAGRQGLTDELDLDKAGLTADPRGRITVDEHYRTEVPHIYAVGDVIGFPALAATSMEQGRAAAYHACGEPVGRMHNLQPIGIYTIPEISFVGRTEDQLTEDRVPFEVGISRYRELARGQIIGDSHGMLKLLVSPEDRTLLGVHCFGTGATELIHIGQSVMGCGGTVDYLVDAVFNYPTLAESYKVAALDATNRLRQIDRIGD; encoded by the coding sequence GTGCCCGACTTCGACATGCTCGTCATCGGATCCGGCCCGGGTGGCCAGAAGGCCGCCATCGCCGCGGCCAAGCTCGGCCGCCGGGTCGCCGTCGTCGACCGCCCCGACATGGTCGGCGGCGTCTCCATCCACACCGGGACCATCCCCTCCAAGACCCTGCGCGAGGCGGTGCTCTATCTGACCGGCCTCACCCAGCGAGATCTGTACGGCCAGAGCTACCGGCTCAAGGAGGACATCACCGTCTCCGACCTGACCGCCCGAACCCAGCACGTGGTCGGCCGCGAGGTGGACGTCATCCGCAGCCAGCTGTCCCGCAACCACGTCGCCCTCTACGCCGGAACGGGGCACTTCGTCGATCCCCACACCGTCGCCCTGCGCGAGGTCACCGGACAGGAACGGCTGCTGACCGCCGAGCACATCGTCATCGCCACCGGCACCCGGCCCGCGCGGCCGGCCAGTGTGGAGTTCGACGGACGGACGATCCTGGACTCGGACAACGTCCTGGCGCTGGAGCGGGTGCCGCGCTCCATGGTGATCGTGGGTGCCGGGGTGATCGGCATGGAGTACGCCTCGATGTTCGCCGCGCTGGGCAGCAAGATCACCGTGGTGGAGAAGCGGGCCGGGATGCTCGACATGTGCGACGTCGAGGTGATCGAGTCGCTCAAGTACCACCTGCGGGACCTCGCGGTGACGTTCCGCTTCGGCGAGACGGTCGCCGCGGTCGAGCGGCATTCGCGTGGGACCCTGACCCTCCTGGAGAGCGGCAAGAAGATCCCCGCCGACGCGGTGATGTACTCGGCGGGACGGCAGGGGCTCACCGACGAACTCGACCTGGACAAGGCCGGGCTGACCGCGGACCCGCGCGGCCGGATCACGGTCGACGAGCACTACCGCACCGAGGTGCCGCACATCTACGCCGTCGGCGACGTCATCGGCTTCCCCGCGCTCGCCGCGACGTCGATGGAGCAGGGGCGGGCGGCGGCGTACCACGCCTGCGGCGAGCCCGTCGGCCGGATGCACAACCTCCAGCCGATCGGTATCTACACCATCCCGGAGATCAGCTTCGTGGGGCGGACCGAGGACCAGCTCACCGAGGACCGGGTGCCGTTCGAGGTCGGCATCTCGCGCTACCGCGAACTGGCCCGCGGCCAGATCATCGGCGACTCGCACGGCATGCTGAAGCTCCTGGTCTCCCCCGAGGACCGCACGCTGCTCGGTGTCCACTGCTTCGGTACGGGGGCGACGGAGCTCATCCATATCGGGCAGTCCGTGATGGGGTGCGGCGGAACCGTCGACTATCTGGTCGACGCGGTGTTCAACTACCCGACGCTGGCTGAGTCGTACAAGGTCGCCGCCCTCGACGCCACGAACAGGCTGCGGCAGATCGACCGGATCGGGGACTGA
- a CDS encoding sulfite oxidase yields MGHRLADASGPARLAAPEEGIGRDELALAARNHGLPLEALRHDITPPGLHYVLTHYDIPYVPDDTSWHLALGGQVRRPLRLSLADLRTFPQVTTRVTLECAGNGRALLTPRPVSQPWLVEAVGTAEWTGVPLRLLLAEAGIEPDAVEVVCTGADHGVERGVEQDYQRALPLDVAIGGDPEVLVAYAMNGAPLPPQHGRPLRLVVPGWYGMAHVKWLCEVTVVDEPFTGFQQAVAYRLRQHPEDEGEPVTRIAPRALLVPPGFPDFMSRARVVRPGTVTLEGRAWSGRAAVTRVEISTDAGRTWQEAGLDPGDGHRWAWRRWRHSWTAIPGEHVLSARATDADGHTQPLDQPWNRGGFANNLVQRVPVLCLDEGAAEAGQ; encoded by the coding sequence ATGGGGCATCGACTCGCAGACGCGAGCGGACCGGCCAGGCTGGCCGCCCCCGAGGAGGGCATCGGCCGGGACGAACTGGCGCTCGCGGCCCGCAACCACGGCCTGCCGCTCGAAGCTCTGCGCCACGACATCACCCCGCCCGGACTTCACTACGTCCTGACCCACTACGACATCCCGTACGTCCCCGACGACACCTCCTGGCATCTGGCCCTCGGCGGCCAGGTCCGCCGCCCCCTGCGTCTGAGCCTGGCCGACCTTCGTACGTTCCCGCAGGTCACCACCCGGGTCACGCTGGAATGCGCGGGCAACGGCCGGGCCCTGCTGACGCCCCGGCCGGTGAGCCAGCCCTGGCTCGTCGAGGCGGTCGGCACCGCCGAGTGGACCGGCGTGCCACTGCGGCTGCTGCTCGCCGAGGCCGGTATCGAACCCGACGCGGTCGAGGTCGTCTGCACCGGCGCCGACCACGGTGTCGAGCGCGGCGTCGAGCAGGACTACCAGCGCGCGCTGCCCCTCGACGTGGCCATCGGTGGCGACCCCGAGGTGCTGGTGGCGTACGCGATGAACGGCGCCCCACTGCCCCCGCAGCACGGCCGCCCGCTCCGGCTGGTCGTGCCCGGCTGGTACGGCATGGCGCACGTGAAGTGGCTGTGCGAGGTCACCGTCGTCGACGAGCCGTTCACCGGATTCCAGCAGGCCGTGGCCTACCGGCTGCGCCAGCACCCCGAGGACGAGGGCGAGCCGGTCACCCGCATCGCCCCCCGCGCCCTGCTCGTCCCGCCGGGCTTCCCGGACTTCATGTCGAGGGCACGCGTGGTCCGGCCCGGGACGGTGACCCTGGAGGGGCGGGCCTGGTCCGGGCGCGCCGCGGTGACGCGCGTAGAGATCAGTACGGACGCGGGGCGGACCTGGCAGGAGGCCGGGCTGGATCCGGGTGACGGGCATCGGTGGGCGTGGCGCAGGTGGCGCCACAGCTGGACGGCGATCCCCGGCGAGCACGTGCTGAGCGCCCGGGCCACCGACGCCGACGGCCACACCCAGCCCCTGGACCAGCCCTGGAACCGCGGAGGCTTCGCCAACAACCTCGTGCAGCGGGTGCCGGTGCTGTGCCTGGACGAGGGCGCGGCCGAGGCCGGTCAGTGA
- a CDS encoding APC family permease: MSNNRGRGLQANALGTFDTVVMAIAGSAPAYSIAATTAVLVGAVGLASPAALLYCAIPMLGIALAYSYLSRIDVNAGASYSWVGRTLHPFLGFISGWALVVSATIFMVAGSLPAGSMTLAVFDEGLADNTALSSLVGAGWFLVMLLVVLGGARLTVRAQLVMSGVELAILALFAVLALLHSDNARAFDWSWLGFGHFDGVTGFASGALIAAFYYWGWDVTSNLSEETRNSRRTTGLAGLIGVGIVFLLFEVFTIAVNVILSSKQIQDNDANVLAVLGEEVWPGWGGKLLIVAVMLSTIATLETTLIQVTRSLFAMGRDRTMPSALGRVHRRWNTPWVAIAVVGVVALGMFVAANSLGTVGEILSDAISAIGLQIAVYYGLTGLAVVVAYRRMLLKSVGNFVLGGVWPLFGALFMFWIFVESLGELSTSAITIGIGGLAAGLIPMLWYWRQGSDYYRPAKLDAAETVEADYVPAGGDGTRSGTDSLVHEGLPTDF; encoded by the coding sequence ATGAGCAACAACAGGGGAAGAGGGCTGCAGGCCAACGCCCTCGGTACGTTCGACACGGTGGTGATGGCGATCGCGGGCAGTGCCCCGGCGTACTCCATCGCCGCGACCACGGCGGTCCTCGTCGGCGCGGTGGGCCTGGCAAGCCCGGCCGCGCTGCTGTATTGCGCGATACCCATGCTGGGCATCGCACTGGCCTACAGCTATCTCAGCCGGATCGACGTGAACGCGGGCGCCAGTTACTCCTGGGTCGGCCGTACCCTGCATCCCTTCCTGGGCTTCATCAGCGGCTGGGCGCTGGTGGTCTCGGCGACCATCTTCATGGTGGCCGGTTCGCTGCCCGCCGGATCGATGACGCTCGCCGTCTTCGACGAGGGCCTCGCGGACAACACCGCGCTGTCCAGCCTGGTCGGCGCCGGCTGGTTCCTGGTCATGCTGCTCGTGGTGCTGGGCGGCGCGCGGCTGACCGTCCGCGCGCAGTTGGTGATGTCCGGCGTCGAGCTGGCGATACTGGCCCTGTTCGCGGTACTCGCCCTGCTCCACTCGGACAACGCCCGGGCCTTCGACTGGTCCTGGCTCGGCTTCGGCCACTTCGACGGGGTCACGGGATTCGCGTCGGGGGCGCTGATCGCCGCGTTCTACTACTGGGGCTGGGACGTCACCAGCAACCTCAGTGAGGAGACCCGCAACAGCCGCCGTACGACGGGCCTTGCGGGGCTCATCGGAGTCGGCATCGTCTTCCTGCTGTTCGAGGTGTTCACGATCGCGGTGAACGTCATCCTCTCCTCGAAGCAGATCCAGGACAACGACGCCAACGTCCTGGCCGTGCTCGGTGAGGAGGTGTGGCCGGGCTGGGGCGGCAAGTTGCTGATCGTGGCGGTGATGCTGTCGACCATCGCCACCCTGGAGACCACGCTCATCCAGGTCACGCGCTCGCTGTTCGCGATGGGCCGGGACCGTACGATGCCGTCCGCGCTGGGCCGTGTGCACCGCCGCTGGAACACGCCGTGGGTGGCGATCGCGGTGGTCGGCGTGGTGGCGCTCGGGATGTTCGTCGCCGCCAACTCCCTCGGTACGGTGGGCGAGATCCTCTCCGACGCCATCTCGGCGATCGGCCTGCAGATCGCCGTCTACTACGGGCTGACGGGACTCGCGGTGGTCGTCGCCTACCGCAGGATGCTGCTGAAGTCGGTGGGCAACTTCGTACTCGGCGGTGTGTGGCCGTTGTTCGGAGCCCTGTTCATGTTCTGGATCTTCGTCGAGTCGCTGGGCGAGCTGAGCACCTCCGCGATCACGATCGGCATCGGCGGCCTCGCGGCCGGGCTGATCCCGATGCTCTGGTACTGGCGGCAGGGCAGCGACTACTACCGGCCGGCGAAACTTGACGCCGCCGAGACCGTCGAGGCGGACTACGTTCCCGCCGGCGGTGACGGCACCAGGTCCGGCACCGACTCCCTTGTCCACGAGGGTCTTCCCACCGATTTCTGA
- a CDS encoding DUF5709 domain-containing protein, producing the protein MGTGHTPAESMADDAYQPTGGNEEQQDAAPLDLQDALDERTYDDTLDEGYSPPEKPLGVTKYGTTAAEQHAGETLDERLTQEVPDVSEPVGDDVGDLQGGDGEPVDPEAGTDRAGRLVAPDEGAHAGTTKEQVAFDQGIDGGAAGAEEAAMHVVEDDADLPEGGVDT; encoded by the coding sequence ATGGGCACCGGACACACGCCCGCAGAGTCGATGGCCGACGACGCGTACCAGCCCACCGGAGGCAACGAGGAACAGCAGGACGCGGCTCCGCTGGATCTCCAGGACGCCTTGGACGAGCGGACCTACGACGACACCCTCGACGAGGGCTACTCCCCGCCCGAGAAGCCGCTGGGCGTCACCAAGTACGGCACCACGGCCGCCGAACAGCACGCCGGTGAGACCCTCGACGAGCGGCTCACCCAGGAGGTCCCCGATGTGAGCGAGCCCGTCGGCGACGACGTCGGTGACCTGCAGGGCGGCGACGGCGAACCCGTCGACCCGGAGGCGGGCACCGACCGTGCGGGCCGCCTGGTCGCACCGGACGAGGGCGCCCACGCCGGCACCACGAAGGAGCAGGTCGCCTTCGACCAGGGCATCGACGGCGGAGCGGCCGGCGCGGAGGAGGCCGCGATGCACGTGGTCGAGGACGACGCCGACCTTCCCGAGGGCGGCGTGGACACCTAG
- a CDS encoding beta-1,3-glucanase family protein, with amino-acid sequence MTSRHQRTLGRRRLLFALGGTAVAVPAIAAVAPYALAGTPAGDAAPAAADSMPLTIVNDSGSFDNANVHVYIVGNQDGRQVRVTPDGALAPIALADNGPDGFTDYAISLSGGETRLSLPHMSGRIYVSLGAKLKFKAVADGNGNAALQYPAGWVASDPNYEVLHDCAEFTFNAAGMFCNTTMVDMFSVPLSIRLTGAKDQTTGKLRAGGRAAAFAAVRQVEDFARLVVDDTRIIAPGHGLDAGLFAKDYFTPSIDEVWSMYTGRDLTVTTNAGAFTGRVRGERFAFDGPAQVSFAKPSTRDVLFCDGNLAAPNDGTTGPVAAVLGAGFNRSTLIGHPAQPTTDAATFYRGDLTNHYAKAMHAAHEDGKAYGFAFDDVADFASYIQDTAPTGIRLTLTPFEG; translated from the coding sequence ATGACATCCCGTCACCAGCGCACTCTCGGTCGACGTCGGCTTCTCTTCGCCCTCGGCGGCACGGCGGTGGCCGTCCCCGCCATCGCCGCCGTGGCTCCGTATGCCCTCGCGGGTACGCCCGCGGGCGATGCCGCGCCCGCCGCGGCGGACTCGATGCCGCTGACGATCGTCAACGACAGCGGCTCCTTCGACAACGCGAACGTCCACGTCTACATCGTCGGCAACCAGGACGGCAGGCAGGTGCGCGTCACGCCCGACGGCGCCCTCGCGCCGATCGCCCTGGCGGACAACGGCCCCGACGGCTTCACCGACTACGCGATCAGCCTGTCCGGCGGCGAGACGCGGCTGTCACTCCCCCACATGTCCGGCCGGATCTATGTGTCGCTCGGCGCCAAGCTCAAGTTCAAGGCCGTCGCGGACGGCAACGGCAATGCCGCGCTGCAGTATCCCGCGGGCTGGGTGGCGTCGGACCCGAACTACGAGGTGCTGCACGACTGCGCCGAGTTCACCTTCAACGCCGCCGGAATGTTCTGCAACACCACGATGGTCGACATGTTCAGCGTGCCGCTGAGCATCCGGCTGACCGGGGCCAAGGACCAGACGACGGGCAAGCTGCGCGCCGGCGGACGCGCGGCCGCCTTCGCCGCCGTGCGCCAGGTCGAGGACTTCGCGCGGCTCGTCGTGGACGACACGCGCATCATCGCCCCGGGCCACGGCCTGGACGCCGGGCTCTTCGCCAAGGACTACTTCACCCCGTCCATCGACGAGGTCTGGAGCATGTACACCGGGCGGGACCTCACCGTCACCACCAACGCGGGTGCGTTCACGGGGCGGGTTCGCGGTGAGCGGTTCGCCTTCGACGGGCCCGCTCAGGTGTCCTTCGCCAAGCCGTCGACACGGGACGTGCTGTTCTGCGACGGCAATCTCGCCGCCCCCAACGACGGCACGACCGGTCCCGTCGCCGCCGTCCTCGGCGCCGGCTTCAACCGCTCGACGCTGATCGGCCATCCCGCCCAGCCGACGACCGACGCCGCCACCTTCTACCGGGGCGACCTGACCAACCACTACGCCAAGGCGATGCACGCGGCCCACGAGGACGGCAAGGCGTACGGCTTCGCCTTCGACGACGTCGCGGACTTCGCCTCGTACATCCAGGACACGGCACCGACGGGGATCAGGCTGACGCTCACGCCGTTCGAGGGCTGA